The window AATAAAAAAAGACTCTTTTTATATAATTCATGTTGACAGCCAAACTCAAAATACATATTTTGAGTTCTGCATGATCGTTTAGTTCACCGAAAAAGGAGAAAGAAAATGGCGAAAACAATTTCGATAAGTATCCCAGAAGAGCTCTTCACTAAACTTCGGAATACCAACCAATCTTTTAAAATATCGCAAATATGCCAAAGAGCCCTGGAGTCTGAGATTATGGAGAAAGAAACTTTAGCAAAGGCTCGTAAGTTAGGCATCGAAGACGGCGACAAAGCTAAAAGCACTCTCACAAACTCCTCCAGGATGGAAATTAAATCTGCATTTGAGAGGTCTTCCCAAAAATGGAGTAGTGAGGAGTTGTACAAGTTAGCCGACAAGCTCCAATCATCACTATCATCTGAAGATTTGGAAATGCTCCAACCACGATTTAACCAAATATTCGATGGTGAACTGATCTTAAGCGACTGGATGAAACACAGATCAGGAAAAACGATTCAAGACAAATGGAGTGAGGTAGCATGGGCCTATGTCGAAGGTACCTACCTAGGTCTGACTCAGAAGCATCTTCCCAAAGAAGCACCGTCTGTCAAAGAGTCCCAGGCAGTGCTTGCAGAAATCCAAAGAGTCCAAACCAGAGTTCCCAGGTGGTTCAATAACCCAAGCCAAATTAACTCAAGAATATTGATTGAATTTTTATCTATATCTGACAGCGGTGATAGACATGTCAGCATTGATGAACTGAAAAAGCAGTGCAAGATAAAGACATTTGATACTAACTTTGCACAAATGAAAATTTTTGGAGAGAGAAATCACGGGAAAGTCTTCGATGTGATAGATGGAAAAGTTACCCTGTGGTCACCAGTGAAAGATTTTATTAAAATTGAGTTCGATAAATACAAAAAATTAGGATTGTACAGAGATAGTATTCACCTGACACCGCCGCCCCTGGCGGGGTAGTTACGCGGCTACTCTCGGTTTCCGGTTCCTTGCCTTTCATGATGCCGACCAGAATATCTGGTTCGGCGTCCGTCTTTGGTCAGGGTGGAATAGTGTGGGGAGCGACTCCCCGCCAAAAGAAAAAGGTGGCTAGGATTTTATCCTAACCACCTGTTTTCATTCTGGCGGAGCCGACGAGACTCGAACTCGCGGCCTCCGGCGTGACAGGCCGGCGTTATAACCAACTTAACTACGGCTCCGCGTCTATATAAAGCGCGTTAAGCGACGCTTTACTGCATTTTTGGTAGGCGGAACAGGGCTCGAACCTGTGACCCTCGGCTTGTAAGGCCGATGCTCTCCCAGCTGAGCTACCCGCCCGCAGGAAACGAGTCTTTATCTTGGGCCGGAGTTTTTTGTCAACCGATTTTCGCATCCAGGCGACACGTTTGCTCAAGGCCCCTCTTCCGCGTTCAGCGAAGGGGATACTGCCCATCGGCGGTCTTTTTGTCAACGGATTTTGGTAAAAATTGATTCGGTGGCAACTCGTTGGATTTGTGAGCTATTTTGTGGACAGGACGACGCGGTTGCCTTTGCGGGGGAGCCAGGCCAGGGGCAGGCCGCGATAGTAGAGCCCTACAGGGCCGCTGCCCGGTGCATGGGGCAGGCTCTGTCCGGCCACCAGCCTTTCCAGGTCCGCAATGCCATCGACGTTCAGGGCGTCGTCGGGAGTGGCCGACTCGAGGGGCGGGAGGAGAATCCGGGCTGCGCCATCGGGTTTGAAATGCCCGCCAGAGTCCTTCGGAGCGCGGGATGCGTTCCGTTCTTCCCTGCGGCGTGCGGCGCGGTCTGTTGCCCGCAGCTCCTGGCGCATCGGGCCAGCCACCTTGCCCAGGGCAAACCCCTGCCAGCGCAGGGATCGGGGTATCCTGGCCAGGGCCTGGGCATGGAGGAAAAACGCCTTGCCTCCAAAGTCGTACACCTCGCCCGGTGGCAGCGCCGCCATGTTGAGGGCCTGGGGTCCATGCAGACGCGAGAAGTCCAGCCGGGTGCCCGGCAGGGGGGAGGTGGGTGCGTCCGGCAGGATCGTGGCGCACGGCGCACCCGGTTTGCGGAAGCGGGCGAGGAAAAATCCCTGCCCCTCGGAATCGTCGGCCACGCGAAGCACCCCCTTGAGGCCGGGCAGGGCAGGGGCGGCGAAAACGAAGCCGGGCGGCGGGTCGAGCGGGACAAGCTCCAAATCAAGGGAGTCGATGGCCCAGGCCACCTGGGCCTCGTTTTCCTCCTCATTGGTGGTGCAGGTGGAATAGAGCAGGTGCCCGCCGGGTGCGAGCAGGGCCGCGGCCTTGGCCAGGAGCGCCCTTTGCAACGTCACGAGGGGGCCGGTCCTGTCTTCGGACCAAAGGGTCATGACGTTGGGATTCTTGTCCACGGTGCCCCAGCCGCTGCACGGGGGATCGAGCTGGATGAATTCCCACGAGCCGGTGGCAAAGGGCAGATCCTGGGCCTTGGACTTGACCGTGGCCGTATTGACGGCTCCGGTGCGGCGCAGGTTGGCCCGCAGGATGCCCAGCCTGTCGGCCGACGGTTCGCACGCCAAGACAAACCCCTCGCGGCCCACCAGACGCGAGAGCAGGCCGGTCTTGCTGCCCGGCGCGGAACACATGTCCAGAACGCAGGCACCCGGCGGCGGGGCAAGCAGCAGCGGCGGCAGCATGGAAGAGCGGTCTTGGATGTATATGAGTCCGAACCGGGCCGCCAGACTGTCGCCCAGGGAAAAGGGTTCGTGGGTCAGCCGCCGGGCCAGGGGATGAAAGGGCTCGGGCTCAAAGGCGAATCCCTGGCCGTGCAGCAGCGCCTCGACGCGGGGAATGTCGGGGGCGTCGCAGACGAGCCTGAAGGTGCGAAGGGTGACGGGCATTGATGTCTCCGGCGGAGGGCTGGGGGAGATTCCCTGTGCGGCCCTTGCCAACAGCGGCAAAAAGCCTGGGAACGGGCCGCCGCCGCGACCCGGTCCAGCAGGACCAATACCGTCTTGCCCGGGGGGAGGCAACCGCATTAGGGGCTTTGCATCCCGGCCAGGAAACTGGTACAAGTGCCTGCCATACGCTGCCAAAGGCAGCCGTTGCGCAACAATATCACGGAATGCGGTCCCTGGCCCTGCCGGTTTGCCGCAGCCGCCCCCAGCACGGAGGAATACATGCTGATTCGACGTTTTGCCGCCCTGACCTTCGCCCTGTTCGCGATCCTTTTTGCGAGCGCTCCGGCCCTGGCTCAGAGCGCGAAAAAGTTTGCCGTGTTCCCGTTTGCGTACACCGGCCCGCAAAAATACGCCTATTTCCCCCAGGCGCTCCAGTCCAGCCTGAGCAGCAGCCTCGAATGGGGCGGGCATGTGGTGCCGGCAGGCGTCACGGCCATCGAGGGTGTCGCCACCCCCAGGAACCGGGCCGACATGGTCAACGCCCTGCGCACCACGGGCCTGGACTACGTTGTCACAGGCACCATCTCCATCCTCGACAGGGAAGCGACCCTGTCCATGATGGCCCTGGGAGCCGACGGCGGGTACTGGGAAAACAAGGGCCAGATGGACATCAACCAGATCACCTCCTGGCTCGACGCCCAAAGCAGGTCCGTCATGGGCGATGTCTTCCGGCGGCCCGGGTACAGCACCAGCGAAGTCGTCGCCAGGACCAGCGATATTCAGGACGGAGTCGCCAACCCCACGGAGCCGGTCAACACCCAGTTCCTCATGGCCGAGGACGACCAGTACCGGCCGGACACACTCAACCCGCAGTTCCGTTATGAGGGCGGGGCCGAAACCGAGGGCCGCTGGCGCAGCCAGACCCTGCGCTTTCTCTCCACCAGCATGGTGGTGGCCGATGGCAGCGGCGACGGGCAGAACGAGGTCTTCATCCTTCACAAGACAGGCATCGGCGCGTACCGCTACGAAGACGGCAGACTGCGCCATCTCGATACCCTGGAGCTGACCCCGAGCACACTCTATCTCCGCCTTGAGGCGGCTGACCTCGACAGGGACGGCGTGCCCGAACTCATCATCGGCACCTATCAGACCCAGGGCCGCAGCGCCTTCCTGGCCCCCGACGGATGGCCCAAGTCCCACATCCTTTCCTTCAAGGGCGGCAAATTCCAGTTCCTGGTCAAGGATTACGGGCGGTTCCTTGGCGTGTTGCGCATGCCTCCGGCCTACACCCCGATCCTGGCCGCTCAGGACAAGGGCACCCGCTACCTTTTTTCCCAGAGAATCAATGAGGCATACCTCAAGGGCAACACCATCGAGCTGGGCCAGACCATCCCCTCGCCCGAGTTCGGCACCATCTACAGCATGGCCTACCTGCCCGACGAGTTCGGCTTCAAGTATGTGGTCCTCGATGACTCCCATCGGATCAAGGTCTACAGTCAGACCATGGAGCGCCTTTCGTCAACGGGCGACGACACCTACAACAGTTCGGGCATTGGCATAGCCACCAGCGACAGGCCGGTGGGCATGGGGCCGGGCAAGGTGGACGGGGTGATCAGCTCCTACAATGTTCCCTTCCGCATGGTCGTGAGCTCCCTGTCCCAGAAGGGGAAATACGAGCTGCTGGTCAACAAGGACCTTTCGGTGGCGGCCCAGGTTTTCGAGCGGTTCAAATACTATTCTCAGGGTGAAATTCATGCCCTGACCTGGGACGGCGTGGGCATGGCCCTGTCCTGGAAGACCCGCCGCATCAAGGGGCAGGTCGCGGACATCGCCGTGGCCGACCTGAACAACGACGGCAACCGGCAGCTGTGTGTGCTGCTCAACACCTTCCCCGGAGGCATGGGCTTTTCCAACCGGCAGACCGTGGTGATGGCGTACGACCTGAACACCCAATAGCCCGGGGTTGGAGTGCCGCCGGGCATGGCATACCTTCCTCAAGGAGAGAGACCGATGAGAACGCTGACCATCCTGCTGGCGGCGGCCGCCATGGCCTGCCTGATGGCTGCCACGGCCGTGGCAGCCACCACGCTGACCTACGCCAACTTCCCGCCCGCCTCGACGTTCCCCTGCATCCAGATGGAGCGCTGGAAGGACGAAGTGGAGAAGCGCACCGGAGGCGCCCTGGTCATCCAGACCTTCCCCGGCTCGACCCTGCTGGGGGCCAAGAACATGTTGCGCGGGGTCCAGACCGGGCAGGCGGACATCGGCTGTATCAGTCTGCCTTATTATCCTGGCGTGTTCCCGGCCATGTCCGCGCTGAACCTGCCGGTGGCCTTCGCCTCCACCACGGTGGCCAGCCTGACCATGTGGGACATCTACCAGAAATATCAACCCGCGGAGCTTGCCGAGGTCAAGGTGCTGACCGTGTTCACCTCGGCCCCGTCCAACATCATGAGCCGGGTGCCCATACGGCAGCTCTCGGATCTTCGCGGTGTGGAGCTTCGCGCCTCGGGTTCCGTGCTCGATATCCTCTCGGCGCTGGGGGCGCGGGGCGTGGGAATGCCCATGTCCCAGACGCCGGAGGCCCTGCAAAAGGGAGTGGTCAAGGGGCTTGTTTCCTCCTTTGATGTGCTGAAGGACTTCAACTTCGCCGAGCTGTGCCGTTTCGAGACCATCACCAATCTGCCGGTCTATCCCTTTGCGGTGATCATGAACAAGGCCCGCTGGGATTCCCTGCCCGATGACGTGAAGAAGACGCTGGACGATCTCGGCCGCGATCAGGCCCTGTGGACCGGCCAGTACCTTGACAGACACATCCACGACTCCCTCGAATGGTCCAGGGAGCAGTATCAGGTGGAGGTCTTCACCCTGACCGGGGCCGAGCATGAGGAAATCCGCGTCATGAGCGCGGGTCTCATTGATCAATGGAAGGCGGACGCGCTCAAGGCGGGGCTCGACGCAGACGCCATCCTGGCAGACATGCTCGCCCTCAAGGCAAAGTACGAAGCCGAACAAGGCGAGTAACCCAGGCCTCGCTCCTGCTTCGGCCGGGGAGCGCCTTACCCAGCCATGATAGACATTCTCGACAGACTGAGTGCGCTCCTGGCGAAATGCCTGACCGCACTGGCCGGAATCCTTCTCGTGACCATGGTCGCCCTGGCCTGCGCCAACATGATCTCACGCGCCGTGTGGGTGCCCATCCAGGGCACCTTCGAGCTGATGGGCTTCATGGGTGCGGTGGTGGCCGCCTTTTCCCTGGCCTTTGCCCAGCGTCAGCGCTCGCATGTGGCTGTGGGCATCCTGCTGTCCCGTTTTCCCCGGTCCGTGCGCCGGGCTGCCGAGGCAGGCACCAGTCTCGCTTCCTGCGCCTTCTTCGCCCTGGCGGGCGTCGAGACCTGGAAATGGGCCGCCTTTCTCGTGGAAACGGGCGAGGTCTCCGAGACGCTGACCATCATCTTCCACCCCTTTGTCTACGCCTCGGCCCTGGGCTGTCTGGCCCTGACCTTTGTTCTGGCGGTGGATGCGCTCAAAACCCTGACATCCGAAACGGTGGAGTAATGGACCCGATCACCGCAGGCATCGTCGGCACAGCCGCCTTGTTGGCCGCAATATTCTTCCTGCGCATCCCGGTCGGTTTCGCCATGGGCATCATCGGCTTTCTTGGGTTTGCCTACGTTCTCAACTGGAAGGCCGCCACCGGAATGCTCGGCACCGAGCTGTGGGACGTGTTCTCCAACTACGGATTGACGGTCATCCCCCTCTTCATCCTCATGGGCCAGATATGTTTCTACTCCGGGGTCAATGAGCGGCTCTACCGCTCGGCCTACGCCTGGATGGGCGAGATTCGCGGCGGCCTGGCCATGACCACGGTTCTGGCCTGTGCCGGGTTTTCGGCCATCTGCGGGTCCAATTCGGCCACCGCGGCCACCATGTCCACCGTGGCTCTGCCCGAGATGAAAAAATTCAAGTACAATCCGATCCTCTCCACCGGAGCTGTGGCGGCCGGAGCCACGCTGGGCGTGGTCATCCCGCCCTCGGTGGTGCTGATCATCATCGGACTCCAGACCAGCCAGTCCATTGCCCAGCTATTTCTTGGCGGCATGGTTCCGGGCATCCTGCTGACCCTGCTGTTCATGGCCACCATCTGGTATCTGTGCCGCAGGCATCCGCAGTGGGGTCCGGCCGGGCCCAAGACGACCCTGGGCGACAAGCTGCGCTCCCTGCCAGGGTCCATCGAGATGGTGGTCATTTTTCTGCTGGTCATGGGCGGGCTGTTCCTGGGGCTGTTCACGCCCACCGAGGCCGGCGCGGCTGGGGCGGGGCTGGCCCTGCTCCTGGCCACGGCCACGCGGCGCATGACCTTCGAGAAGTTCCGCATGGCGGTCACCGATACGCTCAAGATTTCCTGCATGATCATGGTCATCGTCCTGGGCGCGGTCATCTTCGGCCGGTTTCTGACCATTACGCGCATGCCTTTCGAGGCTGCGGCCTGGGTGGCCGGACTGCCCATCCCTCCCCTGGTCATCATCGCCGTCATCTGTTTAATTTATGTGGTGGGCGGCATGGTTATGGACGCCCTGGCCCTGTTGCTGGTGACCATCCCCATTTTTTTCCCTGTGGTCACGGCCATGGGCTATGACCCTCTCTGGTTCGGGGTGCTCATCACCGTGGTCACCAGCCTGGGGGCCATCACCCCGCCCGTGGGGGTGAACATGTTCATCGTGGCCTCCATGGCCAAGAACGTGCCCATGGCTGCGGTCTTCAAGGGGGTGAGCTATTTCATGGTCGCCTACTGCGTGTGCATCGCCCTGCTCATGGCCTTTCCCCAGCTTGTGACCTTTGCGCCGGGGCTGCTGCGATAGCTGCCACTCCTCCTTGCCAATGACAGGGCAGGGCGACTATGATGGGGTATGTCGAACTCCCTTGCCCGACGTTTGAGCAAATGGACGTTCCTTGTCCTGCCGTGGGTTCTGGCCATCGCCCTGGGGGCTGGCTGGTGGCTTTCGGTCTGGACGCCGGGCTACCTGGAGCGGCTCATCCCGGCGCTTGTCCGGGATATGGGTCTGCCGGTGGACGAGTTCCACATCCGCAACGCCGGGTTGTTTTCCGCCGACATAGGCCCCGTGACCCTGACGGCGCCTTCGGGCGATCCGGCCGACGGGCTGCGCATCGAGAGTGTGCGTATCACCTACACCCCGGCCTCTCTCAAGCTGAGGCGCGTCAACAGCGTGGTCATTCGGGGAGCATCCACGGCCTGCGTTTTTGACGGTTCCCGGCTCCGCCTCCCGCTCCTCGACCTGCTGCCCGCGGCCCAAGGGCAGGAGCAGCCCGGCGGGCAATCCCTGCCCGATCTGCCCCTTGACCAACTGGTCATCGAGGATTCCCTCCTGACCCTGCATCTGGCGGACACGCATTTGTCCATTCCCTTTTCCGCCACACTGACCCTGCCGCAGGACGGGGCCGAGACCATGGGCGTGACAGCTTCCCTGCGGCTGCGCGACCAGCCGGTGGCCGTAAACGCCAGCCTGGGCCCGACCCTCAACGACCTGACCCTGTCCGTGCTGACCCGGGGGTTTCGGTTGGCCAGCCTGGGCGACCTGCTTCCCCTGGCCGTGGGCGGCGAGCTTGATCTCGACCTGACAGCCTCGCTGGACACCGCAAGCCCACGGGAGGCCAGGGTCACGGTCTCGGCCGCGCTGCAACGGGCCAACCTCGACTGCCTGGGTATGACTCTGGCCGAGGCCCATCCCCTGGGTCTTGATGTCCAGCTGGACCGGGGCAATGCCACGGCGCAGTTTGCCCCGGTGACCCTGTCCGGGCCGCATCCGCTGACCCTGCATGTGCCCCGGGCCACTTTGAGCGCGGACAGCGTTGATGCCGCCTTTACCCTGGCCTCGGCCGAGACTCTTCCCGCCGGGACGGTCATCCCCGGTACCTTTGAGGCCCGGCGCGAAGGCGACGGCTGGGCCGTGGCCCTGACCATGGAGGAAACCGGGGCGTTGCGCGTGGCGGCGGGAGACCGCGTCGTCCGGCTGGCCGGGCTGTTCCTGTCCCTGCACGGCAGAGTGTCGCCGTCGACCCCTGACGCGCCGTTGTCCGCCATGGCGGTGCTGGAGGCGCGGACTCGCTCCTGCGTCCTGCAGGGGGCGGATTTTTCCACCGGATCGATCTCGTTGCGGCTGCCCCTGTCCTGGCCCCCGCCCCGCCGTCACGACGCGGGACGCCTGGCCGTGAGCGGGGTTCGCGCCGACGGGCGGAACATCGGGGCCATAAGCGCGAGTGTGCGCCAGGAGTTGTTGGGCGTCAGGTTCAGCGGTCGCCTGGACACGCCGCTGTTGCCCGGATTGCGCGTTCCCTTTGCCGGGGTCGCCTCCTTTGGCGAGGGTTCCGGTGCGTTGGAATTTTCGGTGGACCGCTATGATCTGCCCGTGGGTTTCGATCCCGGCTCGTTGGTGCCTGCCCTTGCCGGAGTTGCCGTGAGCGGAGCCCTGGCCGTCGAGGGAGGAGTGGTCTTTGACAGTGCCAGGGTGAACACCCGGCTTGGGCTTTTCGTCACTGACGGAGCCATGTCCTTTGGCAACGAGGAGGAGGGCGGGGTGCGCCTTGAAGGCATCCGCCTCTTTTTCGAGTCCCCGGATGTCATTGCTTTTCGCAGTGCGCCCGCCCAGGTCTTGACCATCGACAGGGTTCGGGCCGCTGGCATTGAAATGACCGGGGGAGTGATCGCCTTTCAACTGGAGCCGGGCGGCGTGACCCTGGTGGAACGCGCCCGCTTCGAGTGGTGCGGCGGTCATGTGGAAAGCCGGGCCTTTCGCGTGGTGCCGGGGCGCGACGAATACGATGTGACCCTGCAATGCACGGGGCTTCGTCTGTCGGACCTTCTGGGTCAGCTCGGGCTGGCCAGGGCGCGGGGCGACTCCACCTTGAGCGGGGAGTTGCCCGTTACCTGGCGCAGGGGGCTTATCTCCTTTCATCAGGGCTTTTTGCACTCAACGCCTGGAGAGGGCGGGTTTATTCAGGTGGAGGGGCTGGATGATCTCGTGACCGCCATTCCCGAGGGCACCGCGGAACGCTCCCAGCTGGAGCTGGCCCGGGCTGCCCTGGGCGACTTTGAATACAGGTGGATACGGCTGCGGGCCGACACCATTGACCGCGACCTGCTTGTGCGCCTCTCCCTGGACGGAAAGCCCGCGGACCTGCTCCCCTTTGTCTACCGCAAGGACATCGGCGGTTTTGTCAAGGTCGAGGGGGACATAGGCGGCTCGCATTTCCAGGGGGTGCGCCTGGACGTGAACTTCACCTTACCGCTGGACCGTATTATGCTGTATAAGGACGTTATCGGACGCATACAATAAGGGGATACGCATGAAACAAGGATTCGCCATCATGGCCGCCGCCCTGCTGCTCGCGCCGCTTGGCTGCGGCTCGACCCACAAGGTGGAGGTGGCCCCGGTGGAGGTCAAACCCATCCACATCACCATTGATGTCAACGTCAGGGTGGACAGGGCGCTGGACGACTTCTTCTCGGACATCGACCAAAAGAAATCGCAGACGGAGGCCCCCAATGCGAACTAAAGGACAGATCATCGCCGCGGCGGCCCTGGCTTTCTGCCTGCTGACCGGCCCGGCCCTGGCCCAGGGGATCAAGGAGAGAATGCTTGAGCGCCTGCCTGCCGTCACCTCCCTGCTGGCCGAAGGCGTGGTGGGGGAAAACAACCGGGGATTCCTCGAGTTCCGCGGGCCGGAGAAGCATGCGGAAGTGGTCGGCGCGGAGAATGCGGACCGCACCCAGGTTTACGCCGCCATTGCCCGCCAGACCGGCTCTTCGGCCGATCTGGTGGGCCAGCGCAGGGCCGACCATATAGCCCGGCAGGCTCCGGCGGGAACATGGCTTCAGGACCCGTCCGGCACCTGGTACCGCAAGTAGACGGATACGACCGGCGGCCGTGCCTCCACACGCCGCCGGTTCACTCCCATGCCGCGCACGCAGATTGTCACTGTCACCCCCGCCGAGTCGGGCCAGAAACTGCTCCAGTTTCTGGAGCGCAGACTTGGCGGCGTGGTGCCCCGCTCGGCGGTCCAGCGATGGATACGCAAGGGACAGGTGCGTGTGGACAAGGGGAGGGCCAAGCCCTTTGACCGCGTTGCCGTCGGTCAGGCAGTGCGTATCCCTCCCTATGCAGGGGAAAGCGGGGAGCCTGCCCCTTTGGCAGGCCCCCTGACGATCGTGCATAAGGACGACCGACTCCTGGCCATAGCCAAGCCCGCAGGGCTGGCCGTGCATGGCGGGGACGGCATCGACGACTCCGTGGCCGCGAGGTTGGCCGCCTCCTTTGCCGATGCCGACTTCGCGCCCACCCTGGCCCATCGCCTGGACCGCGACACCTCGGGGCTGCTCCTGGCCGCCCGGACTTACGAGACCC of the Pseudodesulfovibrio alkaliphilus genome contains:
- a CDS encoding YdbL family protein; protein product: MRTKGQIIAAAALAFCLLTGPALAQGIKERMLERLPAVTSLLAEGVVGENNRGFLEFRGPEKHAEVVGAENADRTQVYAAIARQTGSSADLVGQRRADHIARQAPAGTWLQDPSGTWYRK
- a CDS encoding intermembrane phospholipid transport protein YdbH family protein — translated: MSNSLARRLSKWTFLVLPWVLAIALGAGWWLSVWTPGYLERLIPALVRDMGLPVDEFHIRNAGLFSADIGPVTLTAPSGDPADGLRIESVRITYTPASLKLRRVNSVVIRGASTACVFDGSRLRLPLLDLLPAAQGQEQPGGQSLPDLPLDQLVIEDSLLTLHLADTHLSIPFSATLTLPQDGAETMGVTASLRLRDQPVAVNASLGPTLNDLTLSVLTRGFRLASLGDLLPLAVGGELDLDLTASLDTASPREARVTVSAALQRANLDCLGMTLAEAHPLGLDVQLDRGNATAQFAPVTLSGPHPLTLHVPRATLSADSVDAAFTLASAETLPAGTVIPGTFEARREGDGWAVALTMEETGALRVAAGDRVVRLAGLFLSLHGRVSPSTPDAPLSAMAVLEARTRSCVLQGADFSTGSISLRLPLSWPPPRRHDAGRLAVSGVRADGRNIGAISASVRQELLGVRFSGRLDTPLLPGLRVPFAGVASFGEGSGALEFSVDRYDLPVGFDPGSLVPALAGVAVSGALAVEGGVVFDSARVNTRLGLFVTDGAMSFGNEEEGGVRLEGIRLFFESPDVIAFRSAPAQVLTIDRVRAAGIEMTGGVIAFQLEPGGVTLVERARFEWCGGHVESRAFRVVPGRDEYDVTLQCTGLRLSDLLGQLGLARARGDSTLSGELPVTWRRGLISFHQGFLHSTPGEGGFIQVEGLDDLVTAIPEGTAERSQLELARAALGDFEYRWIRLRADTIDRDLLVRLSLDGKPADLLPFVYRKDIGGFVKVEGDIGGSHFQGVRLDVNFTLPLDRIMLYKDVIGRIQ
- a CDS encoding RsmB/NOP family class I SAM-dependent RNA methyltransferase, with the translated sequence MPVTLRTFRLVCDAPDIPRVEALLHGQGFAFEPEPFHPLARRLTHEPFSLGDSLAARFGLIYIQDRSSMLPPLLLAPPPGACVLDMCSAPGSKTGLLSRLVGREGFVLACEPSADRLGILRANLRRTGAVNTATVKSKAQDLPFATGSWEFIQLDPPCSGWGTVDKNPNVMTLWSEDRTGPLVTLQRALLAKAAALLAPGGHLLYSTCTTNEEENEAQVAWAIDSLDLELVPLDPPPGFVFAAPALPGLKGVLRVADDSEGQGFFLARFRKPGAPCATILPDAPTSPLPGTRLDFSRLHGPQALNMAALPPGEVYDFGGKAFFLHAQALARIPRSLRWQGFALGKVAGPMRQELRATDRAARRREERNASRAPKDSGGHFKPDGAARILLPPLESATPDDALNVDGIADLERLVAGQSLPHAPGSGPVGLYYRGLPLAWLPRKGNRVVLSTK
- a CDS encoding TRAP transporter small permease, which produces MIDILDRLSALLAKCLTALAGILLVTMVALACANMISRAVWVPIQGTFELMGFMGAVVAAFSLAFAQRQRSHVAVGILLSRFPRSVRRAAEAGTSLASCAFFALAGVETWKWAAFLVETGEVSETLTIIFHPFVYASALGCLALTFVLAVDALKTLTSETVE
- a CDS encoding TRAP transporter large permease, whose product is MDPITAGIVGTAALLAAIFFLRIPVGFAMGIIGFLGFAYVLNWKAATGMLGTELWDVFSNYGLTVIPLFILMGQICFYSGVNERLYRSAYAWMGEIRGGLAMTTVLACAGFSAICGSNSATAATMSTVALPEMKKFKYNPILSTGAVAAGATLGVVIPPSVVLIIIGLQTSQSIAQLFLGGMVPGILLTLLFMATIWYLCRRHPQWGPAGPKTTLGDKLRSLPGSIEMVVIFLLVMGGLFLGLFTPTEAGAAGAGLALLLATATRRMTFEKFRMAVTDTLKISCMIMVIVLGAVIFGRFLTITRMPFEAAAWVAGLPIPPLVIIAVICLIYVVGGMVMDALALLLVTIPIFFPVVTAMGYDPLWFGVLITVVTSLGAITPPVGVNMFIVASMAKNVPMAAVFKGVSYFMVAYCVCIALLMAFPQLVTFAPGLLR
- a CDS encoding TRAP transporter substrate-binding protein, whose protein sequence is MRTLTILLAAAAMACLMAATAVAATTLTYANFPPASTFPCIQMERWKDEVEKRTGGALVIQTFPGSTLLGAKNMLRGVQTGQADIGCISLPYYPGVFPAMSALNLPVAFASTTVASLTMWDIYQKYQPAELAEVKVLTVFTSAPSNIMSRVPIRQLSDLRGVELRASGSVLDILSALGARGVGMPMSQTPEALQKGVVKGLVSSFDVLKDFNFAELCRFETITNLPVYPFAVIMNKARWDSLPDDVKKTLDDLGRDQALWTGQYLDRHIHDSLEWSREQYQVEVFTLTGAEHEEIRVMSAGLIDQWKADALKAGLDADAILADMLALKAKYEAEQGE
- a CDS encoding FG-GAP repeat domain-containing protein — its product is MLIRRFAALTFALFAILFASAPALAQSAKKFAVFPFAYTGPQKYAYFPQALQSSLSSSLEWGGHVVPAGVTAIEGVATPRNRADMVNALRTTGLDYVVTGTISILDREATLSMMALGADGGYWENKGQMDINQITSWLDAQSRSVMGDVFRRPGYSTSEVVARTSDIQDGVANPTEPVNTQFLMAEDDQYRPDTLNPQFRYEGGAETEGRWRSQTLRFLSTSMVVADGSGDGQNEVFILHKTGIGAYRYEDGRLRHLDTLELTPSTLYLRLEAADLDRDGVPELIIGTYQTQGRSAFLAPDGWPKSHILSFKGGKFQFLVKDYGRFLGVLRMPPAYTPILAAQDKGTRYLFSQRINEAYLKGNTIELGQTIPSPEFGTIYSMAYLPDEFGFKYVVLDDSHRIKVYSQTMERLSSTGDDTYNSSGIGIATSDRPVGMGPGKVDGVISSYNVPFRMVVSSLSQKGKYELLVNKDLSVAAQVFERFKYYSQGEIHALTWDGVGMALSWKTRRIKGQVADIAVADLNNDGNRQLCVLLNTFPGGMGFSNRQTVVMAYDLNTQ